In Mycoplasmopsis synoviae ATCC 25204, the sequence GTATCTCTACCATCGATTATAAAACCTTTTTTGCCTTTAGTCATTTTTTGAATATATGAAGTTACAAATTCTCTAACTTCGGGAATTTTAGAAACTACAGGAGTTGAAATTGAAATTTGTTCGGAACGAAGAATTAAAGTTATATTTTCGCCTTTATAAAATAGCTCTTCATTTTTTGATAAACTAAATTCAAGGAAATCTAAAGATGAAATAACATCTTTTTCGTTATTGATATCTATATCGTTTTTAATAACGTGGTAAGCTATAGTTCTGTAAATGCTTCCGCTATTTATAAATGTGTAGTTTAGTTTTTTGGCAATTAATTTTGATACGGTAGATTTACCTACGCCACTAGGTCCATCGATTGCAATGTTAACTTTTAATTCCATAATTAAATTCTAATTTTTTCAGTGATAATTTCGATTGTCTCTTCTAAAGAGCTTGAATTTTCTTCTAAAGTTAGCGCCTGGATTTCCATGATATGTTCGTCATTAAGATTTAAATTAAAATCAAATTCATTTCAAAAATTTAAATTATTTTTGGCAATATTTAACTTTGACTGTCTTACTTGATTGTTAAACTCTATTAAATCACTGGAAAAAGCAAAATTACTTGCAGAGTCATTTTGAAAACTAAAATCCATGTCTGAAAATTTAAATTCATCATTTAAAAATTCTGGATTTTGAAATTTAAGATATCTTAATTCGTTTTTTAAGGTGGCAAATTCTTCAAAAAATTCACCAGTTTTTTGATTTAAATTATTTAATGATTCAAAAAGTGCTAACTTTGTAAGGTTTTTTAGTAAATATGTTTTATTACTATGCTTAAAATTAGACATAACGATATTATTTAATAAATTTTACATTATTTTCAATTATTAAACTAAAATATGAATATGGCTTTTTTTAAGAAAATAATAAACAAACTATTTCATAGCAACAAAGAAAATGAAATTGATGAAAAAAAGAAAAAACTAAAAGAAAAACATCTTAATTTAGTTTTAAAAAGCGAAAAATTTCAAAAATATGAAAAAGGACTCTCACAAGCATCAGATTTTGGTAAGCAGCTACTTGAGCTTCAAAATAAACATCTAGAGCTTGATGAAGAGTATTTTGAAAACTTAGAAGAAATTCTAATAATGTCAGATATTAACGTTTCTTTAGTTGATGTCATAATTGAGCAAATCAAAAAAGAAATTAGAATTAATAAAATTACCGACATTAAATTAATTGGTGAAATAATAGCTGATAAGATTTTTGAAATTTATACCAATAATTCAATAATAGACACTTCCTTAGATTATAAAAATAACCAGACAAATGTATTTTTTATAGTAGGAGTTAATGGTAGTGGAAAAACTACATCGATCGCTAAGCTAGCAAATTATTATAAAAGCTTAGATAAAAAGGTTTTAATAGCAGCAGCTGATACCTTCCGTGCAGGAGCGGTAGAACAGCTTAGAATTTGAAGTGAAAAAATCGGATGCGACATTGTAATGCCAAAAAAAGCTAATGCAGATCCATCTTCAGTAATTTATGAAGCTGCAAAAAAAGCTAAAGATGAAGCTTATGATTTGCTGATTATAGATACCGCTGGTAGGCTTCAAAATAAAGTTAATTTAATGAATGAACTTAAGAAAATGTATGAAGTTTTAAAAAGATTTCTGCCAGAAGCTCCTAATGAATCACTGTTAGTGCTCGATGCTACTAACGGGCAAAGCGGGATAATGCAAGCTAAGGTTTTTAAAGAAGTTGTTAATTTAAGCGGAATAATTCTTACTAAAATGGATGGAACTTCTAAAGGTGGAATAGTTTTAAGCATTAAAGATGAGCTAGATTTAAATGTAAAGCTAGTAGGTCTTGGTGAAAAACTTGATGATTTGCAAGAATTTGATTTAGAGCTTTTTATTTATCAAATGACAAAATCTCTATTGCAGGAAAATGTCTAAAAAAAACTTTGAAGATTTAAATTTATATTTAATGCTCTTTGATAAATATTCATTTTTATTAACCCAAAATCAAAAGCAAATTTTTCAGCTTTATTTTCATGAAGATTTATCATATTCAGAAATAGCCAAAATTCTAGTAACCTCAAGAACCAATGTCTATGACTCGATAAATAAAACGCTAAAAAAACTTATTAAACTTGAAGAAAAATTTAAAAAAGAATACTAAAAAATGCCTTTTGGCATTTTTTAGTATTTTACTTTGGAAATTATCTAACTAATCCAACTCTGATTCCTAATTTAGGAAC encodes:
- the cmk gene encoding (d)CMP kinase; protein product: MELKVNIAIDGPSGVGKSTVSKLIAKKLNYTFINSGSIYRTIAYHVIKNDIDINNEKDVISSLDFLEFSLSKNEELFYKGENITLILRSEQISISTPVVSKIPEVREFVTSYIQKMTKGKKGFIIDGRDTTFKVMPHADVKIFLWATAEERAQRRVDQNHQLGYNSNYDEVLYEIKKRDHQDMNREHDPLHKTEDSILIDCTNMKIDEVVNKIISLIK
- a CDS encoding sigma factor-like helix-turn-helix DNA-binding protein, which produces MSKKNFEDLNLYLMLFDKYSFLLTQNQKQIFQLYFHEDLSYSEIAKILVTSRTNVYDSINKTLKKLIKLEEKFKKEY
- the ftsY gene encoding signal recognition particle-docking protein FtsY, with translation MAFFKKIINKLFHSNKENEIDEKKKKLKEKHLNLVLKSEKFQKYEKGLSQASDFGKQLLELQNKHLELDEEYFENLEEILIMSDINVSLVDVIIEQIKKEIRINKITDIKLIGEIIADKIFEIYTNNSIIDTSLDYKNNQTNVFFIVGVNGSGKTTSIAKLANYYKSLDKKVLIAAADTFRAGAVEQLRIWSEKIGCDIVMPKKANADPSSVIYEAAKKAKDEAYDLLIIDTAGRLQNKVNLMNELKKMYEVLKRFLPEAPNESLLVLDATNGQSGIMQAKVFKEVVNLSGIILTKMDGTSKGGIVLSIKDELDLNVKLVGLGEKLDDLQEFDLELFIYQMTKSLLQENV